Within Acidobacteriota bacterium, the genomic segment AACGGCGGCTGACGTGCCTGGGAACCGGTGGTACGGGCTCCTGTACAACGACTGGCCGGGGTTCGTCGCGGAAGGCGAAGAGGTCCGCTGCGTGGGCGACGTCATTGCCGCGGTTGCCGCAATCGATCGCCACACGGCGCGGGAGGCCGCGACGCTCGTCGAGGTGGGCTACGAGCCGCTGCCGCCGGTGCTCGATCCTGAAACCGCATTAAAAGAGGATGCGCCGCAGATCAACCCGCAGCATCCGAACCTGCTCTCCGAATCGATCATCCGGCGAGGCGACGCCGACGCCGCGCTGGCCGCCAGCGCCCACGTCGTGAGCGGTACCTGGAAGACGCAGCGCATCGAGCATCTCTATCTCGAGCCGGAATGCGCGCTGGCCGAGCCGCTCGACGAGGGACGGCTGCGACTCTACACGCAGGGCCAGGGGATTTTCGACGACCGCCGCCAGGTGGCGCAGTTCCTCGGCGTGAGCGAAGAGCACGTGTTCGTCGAGCTGGTGCCCAATGGCGGCGCCTTCGGCGGCAAGGAGGACATGTCGATCCAGGCGCAGACGGCGCTGCTCGCGCGCCTGACCGGCCACGCGGTGAAGCTCGAGCTGAGTCGCGAGGAATCGATCCGCCTCCACCCGAAGCGCCACCCGATCACGATGCGCTACACGGCCGGGTGCGATGCCCACGGGCGCCTGACCGCGGTCAAGGCGCGGATGATTGGCGATTCCGGCGCGTATGCGTCGGTGGGCGGCAAGGTGCTCGAGCGCGCGGCGGGCCACGCCTGCGGCCCGTATCGCGTGCCGAACGTGGACGTCGAGGCGCGCGCCGTCTACACCAACAATCCGCCGTGCGGCGCGATGCGCGGCTTCGGCGCCAACCAGGCGCACTTCGCGATCGAAGGGTGCGTGGACCTTCTCGCTGCCAAAGCAGGACTCGACGGCTGGGAGATGCGCTGGCGCAATGCCGTCGAGGTCGGCGACACGTTCTCCACCGGCCAGGTGCTGGAGAAATCCGTCGGGATCAAAAAGACGCTGGCAGCGGTGAAAGATGCCTACTACGACGCGCGGCGGCGCGGCCGCGCGGTGGGGATCGGCTGCGGACTCAAGAACTCCGGCATCGGCAACGGCGTGGACGAATGGGGCAAGGCGCGCCTGGTGGTCGAACAAGACGGCACGATCTCGCTTTACAACGGCTATACCGAGATGGGCCAGGGCCTGCTCACCGTCCTCGTGCAGTTCGCGTCGCAGGTCACGGGCCTCGATCCGTCGATCTTCCGCCCGCGCGTGGATTCCACCTACGCGCTGCAGTGCGGGCAGACCACCGGGTCGCGCGCGACGCTCTTCGGCGGACGCGCCGTGACGGGCGCGGCAGAGAAGCTGAAAGCGGATCTGGACCGCGGCCGGTCGCTCGCCGACCTCGCCGGCCGCGTCTACGCCGCCGACATCGT encodes:
- the xdh gene encoding selenium-dependent xanthine dehydrogenase, which translates into the protein MAIRFTLNGTPREVGPRPGESLLETLRERCGIVSVKDGCSPQGQCGCCLALIDGNPKVTCAMPADKADGASIVTLDGIPANERDLLARSFAAAAAVQCGFCIPGIALRAKHLVDHNPNPTPHDIARAIDVHLCRCTGYVKIVEAIELFARARRGERVPEPNGDGRVGQSLARHQCQPLVLGERPYVADMVRPAMLHGAVVLSPHARARVTRIDTSRALAHPGVVAVATAADVPGNRWYGLLYNDWPGFVAEGEEVRCVGDVIAAVAAIDRHTAREAATLVEVGYEPLPPVLDPETALKEDAPQINPQHPNLLSESIIRRGDADAALAASAHVVSGTWKTQRIEHLYLEPECALAEPLDEGRLRLYTQGQGIFDDRRQVAQFLGVSEEHVFVELVPNGGAFGGKEDMSIQAQTALLARLTGHAVKLELSREESIRLHPKRHPITMRYTAGCDAHGRLTAVKARMIGDSGAYASVGGKVLERAAGHACGPYRVPNVDVEARAVYTNNPPCGAMRGFGANQAHFAIEGCVDLLAAKAGLDGWEMRWRNAVEVGDTFSTGQVLEKSVGIKKTLAAVKDAYYDARRRGRAVGIGCGLKNSGIGNGVDEWGKARLVVEQDGTISLYNGYTEMGQGLLTVLVQFASQVTGLDPSIFRPRVDSTYALQCGQTTGSRATLFGGRAVTGAAEKLKADLDRGRSLADLAGRVYAADIVVNDTTALGAKTPKIKTHTSFGYATQVCVLDEHGRIERFIAAHDVGRAVNPALCEGQIEGSI